The sequence ggaaaaaagaaaaatattcataTGCAAACCAATTCCATGAAACCCATTTAAGGTAATCTCAGTatcaaaatgaatttaaaagtcTTCCATTTGGGAAAACCTGACATTTTTATAAGGCATTAACATTACTGGAGAGATGTTGGATCATGCACTACAAACCTTTGCTGAAGTTTAATTTAAGTAACAATTGTATTATTTCCTAGCTTTCAGATTTAAGAAGGTGAGAGATTATAGCAGGAAGATCAGTATTATATGTGCAAAATGCCACTGGCAAAGACATTCTTGCATCATAAATATGAATAATTCATATCACCCACCTAAAATCTATAAATGTATTAACATACAAATGGAAACCATACAAACCTCAAAGAAAATTAAGCAAATCTGGCAGGGAGAGAAGAGTATAGGTTTCACTTTATCTATTGGAGTATGGGCAAAACTCTCCGGGGAATTATTGACAGCCACATAACTCTGCCTTTAATCTTTATGTACGGTGTTGCAAACGGTTGTGTGGATCCTACAGTTGGTATATTTTCATGCTCTTTCTTTTTTGTTGAATGATACTTATTCTGTTAAGCTCTTGCGTGCGATTTCTGGGCAAATATAGTACAAAGGTTTATATCACTAAATATATTGCAGTCTCTGTGTATTGCCTCACTATGCTATTGTTTGTTTCTCAAGCACAACCACTCAGTGATGCTTTTAGTTGTCTGAGGCTTTGTCCTACCCATTTATGCCATAATTCTTAGTCCTCCCCTAAAGATGATCTGGTTGAAAAGTGAATGTATGTGTGTTACTAATGTTGCAGTCCTTTCCCTACATGCCTGATGGATCAGCCTAaagttctttcttcctttctgtatTTGTGCAGTAGCACAATATATTCTTAATTTTAGCACATACCATGCTGCTAGTTGGAATGTGTTGCAAATTGTATGAATTTACACTGCAGGTTTTGCAAAGTATTTATACAGAAATCGTACTGTTTCCCAGTATTTTAGAGATTAATGAGCTTCACCACAAAGATCCAGTAATAGTTAGGCAATGGTACCTTACACACCACTCTCACCTCAAGGAGAGTGGCTAGTGTCTCAGTAATCAGAGtaactgagagagaattcagttATGTACGTATTCAAACCCTGCCGTTTTACTAATGTCATCTAGTCATGATTGTGACCCATTCTCTTGGGGAACTGTAGTATAGAAAAATATGGACAGTCCTTGTGATGGAAAAGCTTTAACACCAAGTATGTACACAAGAAAAGTGCCAAAAATGGGATAGGTGTCTAGAAATTTTGTCACCCTTTCTAGTGTACTCAGGAGGGAGGCTTCCCGtcagcaagccagaatctttagccaggaTCTTTGAACGTTAACTGGAGCCTGAATAAGTAACATATGGTGTAGTTTGTTACCggtttattgtaactttgccttaataaaatgttttttaaaatgttgcatgtTTCTGCATGTGCCATTGTGTTATAATTAATGGCTGCAATACCATACACAAAGGAACCTGTAgttcaggggtaggcaacctatggcacgcgtgccaaaggcggcacgcgagctgattttcagcggCACTCAGattgcccaggtcctggccaccggtccagggagctctgcatattcatttaattttaaatgaagcttcttaaacatttttaaaaccttatgtactttacatacaacaatagtttagttatatattatagatttatagaaagagaccttctaaaaacattaaaatgtattactggcatgcaaaaccttaaattagagtgaataaatgaagactcggcacaccacttctgaaaggtttcagagtaacagccatgttagtctgtattcgcaaaaagaaaaggagtacttgtggcaccttagagactaaccaatttatttgagcacatgcatccgatgaagtgagctgtagttcacgaaagcttatgctcaaataaattggttagtctctaaggtgccacaagtactccttttcttttcacttctgaaaggttgccgacccctgctgtagTTCATGGAGAAAGTGGTAATGAGATGATCAGAGGTGGACCAGACCTTCTGAGAAGGAGGtcagtggaggagggggaaggaaacaggagcCACAGGGAGttgaaaggaaatgaagaaattACAGGACGAACAAACAGCAACTTAAAGGTGGGGTGGAGAAGGAAGCACAGTAGGAGCCAGCATAGAGTTGTGATAGAGGGAGGGAAGCACAGAGGGAACTAGTGGAAGAGTTGGAAGGAATGTGAGCCTTTTGGAATCCTCTAGGTAAGAGCTGGATCTTGGACTCGTATCCATtactgctgtttaaaaaaaatttttttttgaattgtGCAATACATTCATTTGGAAGTTATGGTTGACTACCCAACTGTTCAAGGACTGCTTTAGTGGTTTAAGATGTCACCATAACCATTGATTAAATCATAGTGCTAGATTCAGAATTGCTTGTTTCTTCTATAAATATCTAAACTACAAGAAGTGCCCTTTATTCATGTGTAGGCTGATACTGAGTATTTGATTTCATTTTCCTTTGACCTTCAGTGGGGCATTTTTCTTGATAACAATGGAATTTAAAAACCTCCACAGCAGTCTTTCCTGTACTTTGATTAAGATAGTTAATTGTTAATCATAATAGTTAAACAATATTTGTAGATTGTTCTGTATAGATTAGGGAAATGATTAACTACAATATTAAAACAGAATTAGACATCAGGAATGCTTGGTGTGAATTGCTAATATGCTATGTaaatcttgtaaatatttgaacCCTTAacaccaaaaaaccccccaaaaactaAAACCAGGTATACAAGCCTGTACAATATCAAATATAAGGAATGTGCAAATGGAGGATATGTTATAAAGATTAAAATGTAATAGACTATGAACAATAATATAGTAGTTCAGAAACTTTTATAGTTACTGGTCAGCCAATAAAACATTTGAGGCCCAATTATTTCACTTCTATTTACAGTTATTTATAGCTTTCTCTTTAATTACCCCTGCTTTAGCCTTCAGACTTTTAAGGTTCTGCAGTGATGCACCTAGCTCCTTGGTCTAGAAGGACTAGATAAGACACCCTTCACATTTTATTAACACTGTTCCTTAGCTGAATCAACAAGTTTATTCCCTTCTCTCTGTAGTGTGAGTACACTACTCCCCAAACATCCTTAGCCCCTGAATACAACTGGTATCAGGAATCTAACTTAATAGATGATCTGATGTAAAGACCAGTTATTATGCATTTATGCAGAACTTCTTAAATCCCCTTGCATCTGtgatatttctctttttatctaGAAGAGTATTTGTAGTGGCTGAAAGATGGTTGTGCCTTTGAAGTTAAACTCTCaggttaaaaatcatatttagttTTTACCACTTATGttgttttgcttgcttttttatttttgcatttctgtCAGCTTGGATGATGAAAATAGAGTGTTCCATTTCTAATCACTTTTAAGTTCTCATGTGCTAGCACAACCCTTCATTGTTTGGGTTGtaggttttagatttttttttttttaattgtggatATATTGCTGTTAGACTTAGTTTGTAAAAGCTTGTTCTTACAAAACAAAAACGTTAGCCCAAATTTGATTTgagaaaaaatgcttttttaaatggATGTTGTCTTTAACAaaagtgtaaatatttattttttaaaggaaaaaaaatcatgaaatttctaAATTGTCTGGctgttttgttaaattatttaGGATTCAACAGTTAATGAAAAATTCATGCAAGAGTACagataaagaagaaaaatctAACCATTAGAGAAATGGCAGGATTCCTAGACAATTTCCGATGGCCAGAGTGTGAGTGTATTGACTGGAGTGAAAGAAGAAATGCAGTTGCTTCAGTGGTTGCAGGTGTACTGGTAAGTATTCAAACTACACAAATGAATCCAGATTTGTCATCTTGTTTAATGTGGCATTAATACTTCATTaatctttgaaaataaaatgttcctAAATCAAATTTTGTTAAATTGCAGTGCTAActgcaaaaacaacgaggagtccttgtggcaccttagaaactaacaaatttatttgggcataagctttcctgggctagaacccacttcatcagatgcatggaggggaaaaatacaggagcaggtatgaatacatgaaaagatggctgttgccttaccaagtgtgaggtcagtctaacgagacaattcaattaacagcaggatactaaggaaggaaaaataacttttgcagtggcaatgagagtggcccatttcaaacagttgacaaggaggtgtgagtaacagtagggggaaattagtatgggggaaattaggtttaggttttgtaatgatccaaccactcccagtctttattcaggcctaatttgatggtgtccagtttgcaaattaattccagttctggaGTTTCaggttggagtctggttttgaagttttttggttgaagaattgaaACTTTTAGGTCTGCTATTGAGTGAccggggagattgaagtgttctcctactggtttttgaatgttataactcctgatgtcagatttatgtccatttattcttttgcatagagactgtctggtttggccaattgtttttgctgatacagactaacacagctatcactctgaaacccAATGCTAACTGCATTCTTAAACCAATATATTTCTtcacattttgcaaatttgtttAGGAAAACCTTGCAGTTCACCTGGATGTATACACTATGTTTGAATTTGATGTTCCAATACTACTACTACTTTTTCCggtattgtttttcttttaaaaagtgttaaattGTTGGAAGGTATGTATTCACTTTCAAAGACCTTCATGGCCCTATCCCCATCCTACCTATCAACTCTCATGTAGTATTGAAAGGTAGACTCCTGCCTCTGATCAGCCCGTGATGCCAGCTGCCATCACCTACTTGTTGACTTTTCAAACGAgaaccttcatgctttctcccatgttgcCCCTTACGCTTGGGAGAAGCTCCCGATAAACATCCGCAAAAGTAACTCATTATCCTCCTCCAAATCTCTCcgtaaaactctcctttgctgtgaggcCTACAAAATACTTGACAACAGCTAGACAGTttgtgtgctgagaccacagcctatcatgctaACCAGTATTGTTTCCTCGTACTCCCCCTGTGatcagtctgtctgtctccatcggttgtctcttgtcttatacttagcaTCATAAGCTTGTTGGAGCAATGCcttgttttttgttctgtgttagtaCATCATCTAGTATAAGAGGGTCCttgtccatgactaggactcctacatgatatatgtgtgtgtctggCATAACAAGGTATATTATAGCACTTACATTTTACCTGGCTAAATCATGCATATATTGGGAACATATGTTCAGGTTTTTAAGGCAATGTGGGTAATGTAGccataccctttttttttttttaattttaatagaagatttatggctaaatcccaaacactgctttgaaaatgtcagcagtACGCTTTTTTTCAGCTTCACTGGATTACAGAACATACATGTCAGCAAACTTTTTTAAGAGTGTATTTGTGAAAAGAAGAAATTAAGTTAGCAATATGCACAAAGTGGTAGACAAAGAATACATGCTGAGAGTTTATCTTCACACCCCTCCCGCTTCAAATACTGTGTGATGGTCTTATTGTTTCTCTAGTTTTTCACAGGCTGGTGGATAATGATAGATGCTGCAGTAGTTTATCCTAAACCAGAACAAATGAACCATGCATTCCACACCTGTGGAGTGTTttccacattagcttttttcatgtaAGTATGCtaataataattctgtatttaaaaaggTCCTTACTTCCTGTATATGCATAGATGTATAATTTTACAGAGTGGAAAATTTAACCAGCGTTCTATATTTTCCAAATTTGAACCATCAGCATCATTACTTTTAGCTAATCCACCGGTACCTCCTTCGCGTATCACACAAAAGAAGGCAACGTTCTTGGTCTCTGCTTCCTTTTCTCTTGGGTACTTATGTGGTTATTTGTTTCTTCTCTCTGCTTCCTTTaagttttatctttaaaaattatatatatcttGGCTTACTATGAGGCATCATCTTTTCCTTTTATAACAAGTACCCATATTCCTGGAGAAAAACCTCTGCTATATTATGCAATAATACTAACATGAAGTTAGGCTAGATTCATCCATGGTGTAACTAACTACTCCTACAGCTCTTTCTCTGGGTCTAAAACTTATTTTGATGACCACTTCTTTTTTTCAGGGTTGCATCAGAGATGAATTTAGACCATTAGTAGTAGTGGGTAGTTGAGTGCTTCATGCTATTGTCTTCATCACAGTCATCCCACAAACCTATTTGGGGTGTCTttaactttaagaaaaatgcaTTTAACTTAAGCCAGGAATATATTACagatatttcaattatttttaaaaaaaggacactTAAACAAGGCTCAGATGCTTGTTGCCTTGGAACAGACCTTGCACCTGAGAGGATACCATGGACTTCACTGAAGCTCTCTGTGGGTGTAGAAATCTGCCCTTGTGGATCCAGTTGCAAGATCTGATCTAAATAAAGAGTTTACGAACTGTGTGACTGGATGGGAACGACCTGCCTAGTAACTTTCTCTGAATATTTTTCACATCTCTTAAAAacgttaattttgtttttaaccatCATCATTTTGAAATGGCTTTTGTAGTAAAGCTTTAGACTTATGAACTTATGTATTTGAGTTTGTTTTTTGTCCCAGGATAAATGCTGTGTCAAAtgcacaggtgagaggagatAGCTACAGTGATGGATGTCTAGGAAGAACAggtaaatggtttatttaatcAGCATTAAAAGAGCTAAATGAAAACAACTACAGTTTGTAATGAATTTCATTATAACCTCATAGAATTTACAAAAATGTTCCTTGCTCATTaacctctgaaaaatatttgtttggccATTTTTGAGTCTTAGAACATGAATTCTGGATTTCCTACTAAAGATGGAATTCAAGAAGTATATATAGCTTGAGTAACTAGCATTTATCTGTGCATCCTGCATGAGCACGGAGGAAGTGAAATCCCTATTCACAACCTGAGATGGGTTGCTGAGGCTGCAGTACAGCCACTCTGCATCTTATGCCAGCCTGTGGGTTGGAAAAGTGGCTGCTGCCCCTCCATGCTGTCTACAGGGGGAGTTTCTGTGGATCCAATGGCCCTCTCTCCTGTTCCACCCCAAATACTTCCATTAGTCCTAGGCTACTTCAGGCCAGCAGAAAGTCCATCTAATTGGCCTTGGAGAGTGTAGAAACTCCCTCGCCTGGTCATTGTGTATCATCTGTTTGCTCAGGGCTTCTACATGGAGGTAGGGCTGCTATGGGACTCCTGTGTACAGGTTTTAATTTCACTTTGTACACGtctattcatttttttatttacacagggcaagattttttaaaataaatccagccCCCCCAAACCTTCTATCACCTGCCCATGTACCCACTGACTATTAATATTGGCTTGGAATGACCCATATATCTGTGCATGGAGGAGATCCTTTGCATATAGCTATTCCTTCTCCCACTTCCACAAGGTACTGTTCTCCCCCCTTCAGAACTTCCAGAGGCTGTTCTGTGTCTGGAGTTCCCATGAGGTGGAGATTGAGTGGGCACGGGACTGTGGCCAGAGGGCTTCACATGATCTCCCTGGAAAAGATAGCATATCTTAGGCATTCTGCTATCTTTTCTGTTGGaattcccctcccatcccaggaGTTCCATGGTCTGCAGTGGCCGAGTGGAGTCTCTGGCAACATAGCTCCACTTGGAGATGCACCACTAGGAAATGAGGAATGCTGTTGGAGCCAGAGCCATTGTGAAGGCACGGGGCCTGTCCACAGATGGCCCTGGACTCCTGTGAATACCTGGGGGGAGCCCCCAGATTTGGTGACAGACCATGAGGCCTATTACATCAGGAGAGGCAAATCCTGCCTTACTTCTCCCTGGTGGGATGCTGTGGTAGAAACTCTGCAAGGGTATCCTGGTGGAGATatttccccccagagcctcc is a genomic window of Natator depressus isolate rNatDep1 chromosome 1, rNatDep2.hap1, whole genome shotgun sequence containing:
- the TMEM50B gene encoding transmembrane protein 50B isoform X2 → MAGFLDNFRWPECECIDWSERRNAVASVVAGVLFFTGWWIMIDAAVVYPKPEQMNHAFHTCGVFSTLAFFMINAVSNAQVRGDSYSDGCLGRTGARIWLFIGFMLMFGSLIASMWILFGAYVTQNTNVYPGLAVFFQNALIFFRI
- the TMEM50B gene encoding transmembrane protein 50B isoform X1, giving the protein MAGFLDNFRWPECECIDWSERRNAVASVVAGVLFFTGWWIMIDAAVVYPKPEQMNHAFHTCGVFSTLAFFMINAVSNAQVRGDSYSDGCLGRTGARIWLFIGFMLMFGSLIASMWILFGAYVTQNTNVYPGLAVFFQNALIFFSTLIYKFGRTEELWG